A region of Polyangiaceae bacterium DNA encodes the following proteins:
- a CDS encoding glutathione S-transferase N-terminal domain-containing protein yields MKLLASLTSPYARKIRILLAEKGIACDFEEAVPNAKDSPIPALNPLGKVPVLVRDDGSVLFDSPLILEWLDRSKSPGLIPADGEERWQVLLWQALADGMMDASVLLMTETRRAPEHQSKTALSHQAGKVARAMDYANARIRGDYLVGERFSVADIALGSALDYVDFRNPHAWREQRPTLAEWHATIAERASFSATRPPGLVAAV; encoded by the coding sequence ATGAAGCTCCTCGCCTCCCTGACCTCACCCTACGCCCGCAAGATCCGCATCCTGCTGGCCGAGAAGGGCATCGCCTGTGACTTCGAGGAGGCCGTCCCCAACGCGAAGGACAGCCCGATCCCGGCGCTGAACCCGCTGGGGAAGGTCCCGGTGCTGGTCCGAGACGACGGCTCGGTGCTGTTCGACTCGCCGCTCATCTTGGAGTGGCTCGACCGCTCGAAGAGCCCGGGCTTGATCCCCGCCGACGGAGAGGAGCGCTGGCAGGTGCTGCTCTGGCAAGCCCTGGCGGATGGCATGATGGACGCGAGCGTGCTCTTGATGACCGAGACGCGCCGCGCGCCGGAGCACCAGTCCAAGACCGCGCTCAGCCACCAGGCCGGCAAGGTCGCGCGCGCGATGGACTATGCGAACGCGCGCATCCGCGGCGACTATCTGGTCGGCGAGCGCTTCAGCGTTGCGGACATCGCGCTCGGCTCGGCGCTGGACTACGTGGATTTCCGCAACCCGCACGCCTGGCGCGAGCAGCGCCCAACCCTGGCCGAGTGGCACGCGACCATCGCCGAGCGGGCGTCGTTTTCTGCGACGCGTCCGCCAGGTCTCGTCGCAGCCGTCTGA
- a CDS encoding beta-propeller domain-containing protein, whose translation MTLRSARAVLLLSALLLVAACRKTQPAGADAGGAPDAEAPKVVEAATRDKIQAFASGAELDGFLKELLEAQKRDRSNVERRAKGEASPPPAAAPAEAAKADSKEAESVTNVQHAGVDEGGIVKLHGDYLIVLRRGRLFSVKVSADALTPVSVSDAFGPDVDPRGAWYDEMLLSGNTIVVIGYSYQRGGTEIALFELGTDGRISYRSTHHLRSNDYYSSRNYASRLIGKKLVFYTPLHLRLSDADLYGSFPAVRRWSKGATAADFKRIVEPTRVYRPLVSSTSLTLHTVTSCDLSQADLACSSTAVMGPSGRVFYVSPGAVYVWMTDYQRRGATGVPRSIVYRMPLDGSAPTAVRTVGGPIDQFSFLEGSDGQLNVVVRADGAGDGMWRAEVTQGDVALLRLPLAMFTSDAQEADRSRYAGLPRPSGYTFQNRFVGDHLLYGSGSGWGRAQPGTGKLYAYRYAGGSEPVTLELGHGVDRIEALGRDALVVGTDGRDLHFSPVALSQKPTLAPRYTRTGASQGELRSHGFFYKPDSPTGGLLGLPVRSPGRPGAVHLREGSASILFLRNEALRLSELGDLAARAEGVVLDNCRASCVDWYGNARPLFFQGRVIALLGYELVEGEVGAGGIREKRRVSFAPSGAALQIAQ comes from the coding sequence ATGACCCTCCGATCGGCCCGCGCCGTGCTGCTGCTCTCCGCCCTGCTCCTCGTGGCCGCCTGCCGCAAGACCCAGCCTGCCGGCGCCGACGCCGGCGGGGCGCCGGATGCGGAGGCGCCGAAGGTGGTCGAGGCGGCCACCCGCGACAAGATCCAGGCGTTCGCCTCCGGCGCCGAGCTCGACGGCTTCCTGAAGGAGCTGCTCGAAGCGCAGAAGCGCGATCGCAGCAACGTCGAGCGACGCGCCAAGGGCGAGGCTTCTCCGCCGCCCGCCGCTGCGCCGGCGGAGGCGGCCAAGGCCGACTCGAAAGAAGCGGAGTCGGTCACCAACGTGCAGCACGCGGGCGTGGACGAGGGCGGCATCGTCAAGCTGCACGGCGACTACCTGATCGTCCTGCGCCGCGGTCGGCTCTTCAGCGTGAAGGTCAGCGCAGACGCGCTGACGCCGGTGTCGGTGAGCGACGCCTTCGGGCCCGACGTCGATCCGCGGGGCGCCTGGTACGACGAGATGCTGCTCTCCGGCAACACCATCGTGGTGATCGGCTACAGCTACCAGCGCGGTGGCACCGAGATCGCGCTGTTCGAGCTCGGCACCGACGGGCGCATCAGCTACCGCTCGACGCACCACCTACGCTCGAACGACTACTACTCGTCCCGCAACTACGCCAGCCGCCTGATCGGCAAGAAGCTGGTGTTCTACACCCCGCTCCACCTGCGCCTGAGCGACGCCGACCTGTACGGCTCGTTCCCGGCGGTGCGACGCTGGAGCAAGGGCGCGACCGCGGCCGATTTCAAGCGCATCGTCGAGCCGACGCGGGTGTACCGCCCGCTGGTCAGCTCGACCTCGCTCACCCTACACACGGTGACGAGCTGCGATCTGTCGCAGGCCGACCTCGCGTGCAGCTCCACGGCCGTGATGGGGCCGAGCGGCCGGGTGTTCTACGTCTCGCCGGGCGCCGTGTACGTCTGGATGACCGACTACCAGCGGCGCGGGGCGACAGGCGTGCCGCGGTCCATCGTCTACCGCATGCCGCTCGACGGCAGCGCCCCGACCGCGGTCCGCACCGTCGGCGGACCGATCGATCAGTTCTCGTTCCTGGAGGGCAGCGACGGTCAGCTCAACGTCGTGGTCCGCGCCGACGGGGCAGGGGACGGCATGTGGCGCGCCGAGGTCACGCAGGGCGACGTCGCGCTCCTGCGCCTGCCGCTCGCGATGTTCACCAGCGACGCGCAAGAGGCCGACCGCTCGCGCTACGCGGGCCTGCCGCGGCCGAGCGGCTACACCTTCCAGAACCGCTTCGTCGGCGACCACCTGCTCTACGGCAGCGGGTCGGGTTGGGGGCGGGCGCAGCCCGGCACGGGCAAGCTCTACGCCTATCGCTACGCCGGCGGCAGCGAGCCCGTCACGCTCGAGCTGGGCCACGGCGTGGATCGCATCGAGGCGCTCGGTCGCGACGCGCTGGTGGTGGGCACCGACGGACGCGACCTGCACTTCTCGCCGGTCGCGCTCTCGCAGAAGCCCACGCTGGCGCCGCGCTACACGCGAACCGGCGCCTCCCAGGGCGAGCTCCGGAGTCATGGCTTCTTCTACAAGCCCGACTCCCCGACCGGCGGCCTCTTGGGCCTGCCGGTGCGTTCGCCGGGTCGTCCCGGCGCCGTTCACCTGCGCGAGGGCTCCGCGTCGATCTTGTTCCTGCGGAACGAGGCGCTGCGCCTGAGCGAGCTGGGCGATCTGGCGGCGCGCGCCGAGGGCGTCGTCCTGGACAACTGCCGCGCATCTTGCGTGGACTGGTACGGCAACGCACGCCCGCTGTTCTTCCAGGGACGGGTGATCGCGCTGCTCGGCTACGAGCTGGTGGAAGGCGAGGTCGGTGCAGGGGGCATCCGCGAGAAGCGGCGGGTGAGCTTTGCGCCGAGCGGCGCGGCCCTGCAGATCGCGCAGTGA